In Juglans regia cultivar Chandler chromosome 5, Walnut 2.0, whole genome shotgun sequence, the following are encoded in one genomic region:
- the LOC109002416 gene encoding disease resistance protein RGA2-like — MRSDGRENKVNEQKERGNIDSERTESFTWLLHLPSRNGGRSSLRPCCGNHRAFGCRGLEKARASLECQDLEKLKNMVTTIQPVLLDAEEQQVRNNAIKVWLEKLTDTFYEADDLLDDFSAEVLQQEIMTRVKKAKKVSIFFSKSNQIAYLLKTGPKIKAIIEKFHLKGTPYRDTSTE; from the exons atgcgGAGTGATGGCCGAGAAAATAAAGTGAACGAACAAAAGGAAAGAGGCAACATTGACTCTGAAAGGACAGAG TCTTTTACTTGGCTTCTGCACTTACCATCAAGAAATGGCGGAAGGTCTTCTCTACGGCCTTGCTGCGGGAATCATCGAGCGTTTGGGTGTCGGGGCTTGGAAAAAGCTAGGGCTTCTCTAGAGTGCCAAGATCTTGAAAAGCTCAAAAATATGGTTACGACAATCCAACCTGTGCTTCTAGATGCAGAGGAGCAGCAAGTTCGAAACAATGCAATTAAAGTGTGGCTTGAAAAGCTAACAGATACTTTTTATGAAGCGGATGACTTGTTGGATGATTTCTCCGCGGAAGTTCTACAACAAGAAATCATGACTCGTGTTAAGAAGGCAAAAAAGGTAAGCATCTTCTTTTCCAAATCGAATCAGATTGCTTATCTCCTTAAAACGGGTCCTAAGATTAAGGCAATTATAGAGAAATTTCACTTAAAAGGAACGCCATACAGAGATACCAGTACGGAATAG
- the LOC109010431 gene encoding putative disease resistance protein RGA3 yields the protein MAKFFPSIIVPGVIEHLDAQTGKKLGLLWSCVKDFEKLKHIVLELQPLLLDAEEQQAANDEVKVWLEKLTDILYEVDDLLDDLSTRVLRMTRNKKAKQVCIFFSKSNKLAFNRRMGPKIKTILNNLDHIANDMRKFHLEERHGKIPVEENRERDRPEEVLIGRDEHKKAVVDFLMVSNVKEKVSILPIVGTGGMGKTALAQFAFNDERIQEYFQQKMWVNGMSCVSRDDDDMLETILEKIVGSARNGKVDPSMDDWWSHFGTEVYWKRYLLVLDNVRINDSTKWLGNLKKGLIAHSARGSKILVTTRSEVVAKIMRTVKPYYLRGLDEDDSWYLFKRMAFKNGQEPNNKTIVNMGKEIVSKCEGVPLIIKTIGRLLYFKNSEREWLSFMNNEFSRIRLNEEKDMVATLKLVIYDQLPQHLKQCFAYSCLFPKNYEIDKSTLINLWIAQGFIKSSDEDDECLEDAAHEYFMDLISRFFFEEDKTDWSGEVTSCKMNPLMHDLAMLIAGPSVTTLNSFTYKEDVNKSTRHLWVGYDIQHYLYLAHLISEAKCRIRTFLSPNESEPKGMTECDAIFSSFKTLRALQLCSRTLDGLPSSSICKLKSLRYLDFSGMYKMKKLPDSITSLQNLQTLKLCNCSWFEEWPREFSRLVNLRHLDINGCWKLTYMPRGLGQLTKLRSLSDFLVSPQLDSLNMLHSGGLNELNGLNNLRGDLQIRNLGCEKDDVRDYRATKLYEKEKIRSLKLYWDDSFGLRDEADAEIKLEALEPHSNLKRLELSGYRGAEFPRWLAYLENLVEFQLSKCEKLKCLPRGLSELPSLKRLFLKYLEGIEYMLDSDECTGTFFPSLEQLQLYYCPNLKGWWWKGPPRLLIPSFPCLSELSVSGCTELDSMPRFPCLEKELVLSNSSCKPMQQTLIRVDSSTFASSSFVPLSKLKRLQLHRIEDLRILPEKGLQNLTSLESLHIVHCHRLESLSQGIQHLTGLQQLEINHCDKLDLGGNDEDEMGWQGLKSLLSLDFVGLPKLVHLPSGLQHVTTLHKFRISSCCSLRALPDWICQWTSLQQFEISNCLGLTSLPNKMSSLTSLKVLTIRKHCPNLLPRCERKTGDDWYKISHIPKLYLDRPSEEEVKNVRKRFNAYHHYPSKVNNSKEKLAGKINLVHMVEHTT from the exons ATGGCAAAATTTTTTCCCTCCATTATTGTTCCTGGAGTCATTGAGCATTTGGACGCGCAGACGGGAAAAAAGTTGGGATTATTATGGTCCTGTGTTAAAGATTTTGAAAAGCTGAAGCACattgttttagaattacaaCCTCTGCTTCTGGATGCCGAGGAGCAACAAGCCGCGAACGATGAAGTCAAAGTCTGGCTCGAGAAGTTAACAGATATCTTATATGAAGTGGACGACTTGCTGGATGATTTATCCACCAGAGTTCTTCGGATGACCCGAAATAAGAAGGCAAAACAGGTGTGCATCTTCTTTTCCAAATCGAATAAACTTGCATTTAACCGTAGAATGGGTCCTAAGATTAAGACTATTCTAAATAATTTAGATCACATTGCAAACGACATGAGGAAGTTCCATTTAGAGGAACGCCATGGAAAGATACCAGTGGAAGAGAATAGGGAGAGGGATCGTCCCGAAGAAGTACTTATTGGTAGAGATGAGCATAAAAAGGCAGTTGTTGACTTTTTAATGGTCTCCAATGTTAAGGAGAAGGTTTCAATACTTCCGATTGTTGGAACCGGAGGTATGGGAAAGACAGCACTAGCTCAGTTCGCATTTAATGACGAGAGAATCCAAGAATATTTTCAGCAAAAAATGTGGGTGAATGGCATGTCATGTGTCTCTCGTGATGACGATGATATGCTAGAAACAATCCTTGAAAAAATCGTAGGATCTGCCAGAAATGGGAAGGTAGATCCTTCAATGGATGATTGGTGGAGCCATTTTGGAACAGAAGTGTATTGGAAGAGGTACCTACTTGTCTTGGATAATGTGCGCATCAATGATAGTACAAAATGGttaggaaatttgaaaaagggtCTAATAGCTCATAGTGCAAGAGGCAGTAAAATTTTAGTAACCACACGTAGTGAAGTGGTTGCCAAGATTATGCGCACAGTTAAACCATATTACTTGAGAGGTTTAGATGAAGATGACTCATGGTATTTATTTAAACGGATGGCGTTTAAAAATGGGCAAGAGCCAAACAATAAGACAATTGTGAATATGGGAAAGGAGATTGTGAGCAAATGTGAAGGTGTCCCTCTCATCATAAAAACAATTGGAAGGTTACTGTATTTCAAAAATTCAGAAAGAGAGTGGTTGTcttttatgaataatgaattttCAAGAATACGtctaaatgaagaaaaagacatGGTAGCAACTCTTAAGTTGGTAATATACGATCAACTTCCGCAGCATTTGAAACAATGTTTTGCGTATAGTTGTTTATTTCCAAAGAATTACGAGATTGATAAATCAACATTGATTAATCTTTGGATAGCACAAGGATTTATAAAGTCgtcagatgaagatgatgaatgcCTTGAGGATGCTGCTCATGAGTACTTTATGGATTTAATTTCGAgatttttctttgaagaagaCAAAACAGATTGGTCGGGTGAAGTCACTAGTTGCAAAATGAATCCCCTCATGCATGATCTTGCTATGTTGATTGCAGGACCGTCAGTAACCACATTAAACTCTTTTACATATAAAGAGGACGTTAACAAGAGCACTCGTCATCTATGGGTTGGTTACGATATACAACATTACTTATATCTCGCACATTTAATTTCTGAAGCAAAATGTAGAATTCGAACATTTCTTTCACCAAATGAGAGTGAGCCTAAGGGCATGACAGAATGTGATGCAATTTTTTCAAGCTTCAAAACGTTGCGCGCATTGCAATTGTGTAGTAGAACCCTAGATGGTTTGCCGTCAAGCTCGATTTGTAAGTTGAAGAGTTTAAGATATCTTGATTTTTCTGGAATGTACAAGATGAAGAAGTTACCAGATTCTATAACCAGCTTGCAGAATTTGCAGACGTTAAAACTGTGCAATTGTAGTTGGTTTGAAGAATGGCCGAGAGAGTTTTCAAGATTAGTCAACCTCAGGCATCTTGACATCAATGGATGTTGGAAACTGACTTACATGCCACGTGGATTAGGGCAATTGACTAAACTTCGGTCATTATCAGACTTCCTGGTATCCCCCCAACTGGATTCTCTCAACATGCTGCATAGTGGTGGACTAAATGAATTAAATGGACTAAATAACCTAAGAGGTGATTTACAGATTAGAAATTTGGGATGTGAGAAAGATGATGTTCGAGATTACAGGGCTACAAAATTGTACGAGAAAGAAAAGATTCgttctctaaaattatattgGGACGATTCATTTGGGTTGAGGGATGAAGCCGATGCTGAAATAAAATTGGAAGCCTTAGAACCTCACAGCAATCTTAAAAGGCTTGAATTAAGCGGTTACAGAGGTGCGGAGTTTCCGAGGTGGCTTGCGTACCTCGAAAATCTTGTTGAATTTCAATTATCCAAATGTGAAAAACTGAAATGTTTGCCACGTGGATTGAGTGAACTGCCCTCTCTTAAGCGTCTGTTTCTTAAATACTTGGAGGGTATTGAGTACATGTTAGATAGTGATGAGTGTACTGGGACATTCTTCCCATCCTTAGAGCAACTTCAACTCTATTATTGCCCTAATCTCAAGGGGTGGTGGTGGAAAGGGCCTCCGCGTTTACTGATCCCTTCATTTCCTTGCCTTTCAGAGCTATCCGTCTCGGGTTGCACTGAGCTGGATTCCATGCCGAGGTTTCCATGTCTTGAAAAAGAGTTGGTCCTGTCTAATTCCAGCTGTAAGCCAATGCAACAGACATTGATTAGAGTAGACTCCTCTACATTTGCCTCTTCTTCATTCGTTCCTCTCTCAAAATTGAAGCGTCTGCAACTACATAGGATAGAAGATCTACGGATTCTCCCAGAGAAGGGACTGCAAAACCTGACTTCTCTCGAGTCTTTGCATATAGTCCACTGCCATAGATTAGAGTCTTTGTCTCAAGGTATACAACATCTCACTGGACTTCAACAACTGGAGATTAATCATTGTGATAAGCTTGATCTAGGCGGCAATGATGAGGATGAGATGGGATGGCAAGGCCTTAAGAGCCTCCTCTCTCTGGATTTCGTTGGGCTTCCAAAATTGGTGCATCTGCCATCAGGTCTTCAACATGTTACCACTCTACATAAGTTCCGGATTTCAAGTTGTTGCAGTTTGAGGGCCTTACCAGATTGGATTTGCCAATGGACATCACTTCAACAGTTCGAAATTTCTAATTGTCTAGGTTTGACTTCGCTCCCCAACAAAATGAGTTCGTTGACGTCTTTGAAAGTGTTGACAATTAGAAAGCACTGTCCCAATTTGTTGCCAAGATGCGAGCGCAAGACGGGAGATGATTGGTACAAGATTTCTCACATCCCTAAATTGTACTTGGATCGGCCCTCCGAG GAAGAAGTGAAGAACGTTAGAAAGAGGTTCAATGCTTATCATCATTATCCTtcaaaagtcaacaattcaaag GAAAAGCTTGCAGGAAAGATTAATTTGGTTCACATGGTAGAGCATACAACATGA